From Mytilus edulis chromosome 9, xbMytEdul2.2, whole genome shotgun sequence, the proteins below share one genomic window:
- the LOC139487765 gene encoding uncharacterized protein isoform X2, producing MPAKVLFVLTSHDKLGVTDHKTGWYLPEVAHPYHVLKAKGHAITFVSPKGGKAPMDPGSGEAFKDDQICKDLLANKEAMAAIDNTRKPSEIKASDFKAIFYAGGHGPMFDLPENQEIAKIGVGIYENGGIVSAVCHGPVGLVPLKLSNGDHLIKGKKVTAFTNEEEDGVQLTSVMPFPLETKLKELGGTFVAVDMWKPNVQVDGRLITGQNPASATPVGEALAKLL from the exons ATGCCAGCCAAAGTGTTATTTGTTCTAACCAGTCATGATAAATTGGGAGTTACGGACCACAAGACCGGTTGGTATTTACCGGAGGTAGCTCATCCTTACCACGTACTAAAAGCAAAGGGACATGCAATCACATTCGTAAGTCCAAAAGGAGGGAAAGCGCCaatg GATCCAGGTAGTGGCGAAGCCTTTAAAGATGACCAAATCTGTAAGGATCTTCTAGCAAACAAAGAGGCAATGGCCGCAATTGATAACACACGCAAGCCCTCGGAAATTAAAGCAAG TGACTTTAAAGCTATATTTTATGCTGGAGGACATGGTCCTATGTTTGATCTACCTGAAAACCAGGAGATAGCAAAAATAGGTGTGGGTATTTATGAAAACGGAGGAATTGTCAGTGCCGTATGTCACGGACCAGTTg GACTAGTTCCATTGAAACTCTCCAATGGTGACCATTTAATAAAGGGCAAGAAAGTAACAGCATTCACAAACGAAGAAGAAGACGGCGTACAACTGACGTCAGTCATGCCATTTCCTTTAGAAACTAAACTTAAAGAACTCGGTGGAACTTTTGTAGCAGTTGACATGTGGAAACCAAATGTCCAG GTTGACGGTCGCCTCATCACTGGACAAAATCCTGCCTCAGCAACGCCTGTAGGAGAGGCACTGGCAAAACTGTTATAA